In the Chryseobacterium sp. MYb264 genome, one interval contains:
- the upp gene encoding uracil phosphoribosyltransferase has translation MNTVVLSEQFSLVNSWINELRNVDIQHDRMRFRRNMERIGEIAAFEISKGLEQKEVEIHTPLDTVKVKEIAVQPVITTILRAGVPLFEGLLNYFDRADCGFVAAYRKHDANDYFSIKQDYLTCPNIEGRPLIVGDPMLATGASLIEAIKDLLTHGNPSQLHIVAAIASKQGVATIEAAYPNAKIWVGAIDENLTSKGYISPGLGDAGDLSYGEKLQR, from the coding sequence ATGAATACCGTCGTATTATCAGAACAATTTTCTTTAGTTAATTCTTGGATTAATGAACTTAGAAACGTTGACATTCAGCACGACCGAATGAGATTCCGCAGAAATATGGAAAGAATCGGGGAAATTGCAGCTTTCGAAATCAGTAAAGGGTTGGAGCAGAAAGAAGTGGAAATTCATACACCTTTAGATACTGTTAAAGTTAAAGAAATTGCGGTTCAGCCTGTTATTACCACTATTTTAAGAGCAGGTGTGCCATTGTTTGAAGGACTTTTAAATTATTTTGACAGAGCAGACTGTGGTTTTGTAGCGGCTTATAGAAAACACGACGCCAACGATTATTTTTCTATCAAACAAGATTATTTAACTTGTCCGAATATTGAAGGAAGACCTCTGATTGTTGGTGATCCGATGTTGGCAACCGGAGCTTCTTTAATTGAAGCCATCAAAGATCTGTTAACCCATGGAAATCCTTCTCAGCTTCATATTGTAGCAGCTATAGCTTCAAAGCAGGGGGTGGCAACAATTGAGGCAGCGTATCCCAATGCAAAAATTTGGGTAGGAGCCATTGATGAAAACTTAACTTCAAAAGGGTATATCTCACCTGGTTTGGGGGACGCCGGAGATTTGAGTTATGGTGAAAAACTACAGAGATAA
- the der gene encoding ribosome biogenesis GTPase Der, which translates to MSNIVAIVGRPNVGKSTLFNRLLERREAIVDSTAGVTRDRHYGKSDWNGVDFTVIDTGGYDVGTDDIFEEEIRKQVQLAVDEATSIIFMMNVEEGLTDTDYEIYRLLRRSNKPIYIVINKVDSSKEELPATEFYQLGIDKYYTLSSATGSGTGDLLDDIVKDFPTTEYKDPFEGLPKITIAGRPNVGKSTMTNALLDVERNIVTDIAGTTRDSIQTLYNKFGHEFVLVDTAGMRRKSKVNEDLEFYSVMRSIRSIEYSDVVIIMVDATLGWESQDMNIFGLAQKNRKGIVIVVNKWDLVEDKTTNTVRDFEKSIRDKIGQFSDIPILFVSALTKQRILKAVEMAMTVYEDRKKKIKTSKLNEVMLPIFEGTPPPANKGKYIKIKYCVQLPTPSPQFVFFCNLPQYVKEPYKRFTENQLRKEFGFTGVPIEVYFRQK; encoded by the coding sequence ATGTCGAATATTGTCGCAATCGTTGGGCGTCCCAACGTAGGAAAATCCACGTTATTTAATCGTTTATTAGAAAGGAGAGAGGCTATTGTAGACTCTACAGCTGGTGTTACCAGAGACCGTCACTATGGAAAATCTGACTGGAACGGGGTAGATTTTACCGTTATTGATACCGGAGGGTATGATGTAGGCACGGATGATATCTTTGAAGAAGAAATCCGTAAGCAGGTGCAATTGGCGGTGGATGAAGCAACTTCTATCATTTTTATGATGAACGTGGAAGAAGGTCTTACCGATACAGATTACGAAATCTACAGACTTTTAAGAAGATCAAACAAACCGATTTATATTGTGATCAACAAAGTAGATTCTTCAAAAGAAGAACTTCCTGCAACGGAATTCTATCAATTAGGAATTGATAAATATTATACTTTGTCTTCTGCAACGGGTTCAGGAACAGGAGATTTGTTAGATGATATCGTAAAAGATTTCCCGACAACCGAATATAAAGATCCTTTCGAAGGATTGCCAAAAATTACAATCGCAGGTCGTCCGAACGTAGGAAAATCTACGATGACGAATGCTTTACTTGATGTGGAAAGAAATATCGTAACCGATATTGCAGGAACTACAAGAGACAGTATTCAAACGCTTTACAACAAATTCGGGCACGAGTTTGTATTGGTAGATACAGCTGGGATGAGAAGAAAATCTAAGGTAAACGAAGATTTGGAATTCTATTCTGTTATGCGTTCAATCCGTTCTATTGAGTATTCAGACGTGGTGATTATCATGGTTGATGCTACTTTAGGTTGGGAATCTCAGGATATGAATATCTTTGGTCTTGCTCAGAAAAACAGAAAAGGAATTGTAATTGTTGTCAACAAATGGGATTTGGTGGAAGATAAAACTACCAATACCGTAAGAGATTTCGAAAAATCAATCAGAGATAAAATCGGACAGTTTAGCGATATTCCAATTTTATTTGTTTCAGCGTTGACGAAGCAAAGAATCTTGAAAGCTGTTGAAATGGCAATGACGGTGTACGAAGATCGTAAGAAGAAGATTAAAACTTCAAAATTAAATGAAGTGATGCTTCCGATTTTCGAAGGAACACCACCACCTGCAAACAAAGGGAAATACATTAAAATCAAATATTGTGTACAGCTTCCAACGCCGTCGCCACAGTTTGTATTTTTCTGTAATTTACCGCAGTACGTAAAAGAACCATACAAAAGATTTACTGAAAACCAATTGAGAAAAGAATTCGGGTTTACCGGAGTTCCAATTGAAGTGTATTTCAGACAAAAATAA
- a CDS encoding LuxE/PaaK family acyltransferase: MKNIFDIQTEQDFLAAALMTFQHQYQNLDIYRKFVDYLKINPDEVKSLAQIPFLPIEMFKNHKILDSAKSSELYFQSSGTTQMTLSKHHIADETIYQESIYKSFDQFIGKPEGFIFLGLLPSYLEKQHSSLIYMVDYLMQKSAKPENGYFLYNHEDLFRLLHKLKDKKVILFGVSFALLDFLDYCHSSSQTLKSSDFLTVIETGGMKGRKEEMTKDELLNILQDGFKTDKIYSEYSMTELLSQAYSLGENIYQCPNWMRIMVRNAEDPFNYEREGRTGAINIIDLANIHSCAFIATQDLGKTFGTQFQVLGRIDHSDIRGCSLLVS, translated from the coding sequence TTGAAAAATATATTCGACATACAGACCGAGCAGGACTTTTTGGCTGCCGCTTTAATGACATTTCAACATCAGTATCAAAATTTAGATATTTACAGGAAATTTGTGGATTACCTGAAAATTAATCCTGATGAGGTTAAAAGTCTGGCTCAAATTCCTTTTCTTCCTATTGAAATGTTTAAAAATCATAAGATCCTGGATTCGGCAAAGTCCTCAGAACTGTATTTTCAGAGTTCGGGGACAACACAAATGACGCTTTCTAAACATCATATTGCAGACGAAACGATCTATCAGGAAAGTATTTACAAAAGCTTCGATCAGTTTATCGGAAAGCCTGAAGGCTTTATCTTTTTGGGATTGCTGCCAAGCTATCTTGAAAAACAACATTCTTCCTTAATATATATGGTAGATTATTTGATGCAAAAATCTGCCAAGCCGGAAAACGGATATTTCCTCTATAATCACGAAGATTTGTTTAGACTTTTACATAAATTAAAGGATAAAAAAGTTATACTTTTCGGAGTCTCATTTGCCTTATTAGATTTCCTCGATTATTGCCATTCAAGCTCTCAGACTCTCAAGTCGTCAGACTTTCTTACGGTTATAGAAACCGGTGGAATGAAAGGGCGAAAAGAAGAGATGACCAAAGACGAATTGCTGAATATTTTACAGGACGGCTTTAAAACGGATAAAATTTATTCTGAATATTCAATGACAGAATTGCTTTCTCAGGCCTATTCCCTGGGCGAAAATATATACCAGTGTCCGAATTGGATGAGAATAATGGTGAGAAATGCCGAGGACCCCTTTAATTATGAACGAGAAGGGAGAACCGGAGCGATCAATATTATCGATCTGGCGAATATCCATTCTTGTGCATTTATAGCAACGCAGGATTTGGGTAAAACTTTCGGAACTCAATTTCAGGTTTTGGGAAGAATAGATCATTCGGATATTCGCGGGTGTAGCCTTTTGGTGAGCTAG
- a CDS encoding ComF family protein, whose protein sequence is MYFKEASLSRDIIHELKYRSREKAGKIIAEWTIERLHFSDAKPDILVTIPLHFRKLRQRGYNQLHLFTDTLSDHYYIPSDHDLLKRNYYSKAQALRNKKHRLETQNMFSIDRPVSGKHILLIDDVFTTGNTLAACAWEILKSGGNKVSVLVMAVDK, encoded by the coding sequence ATGTATTTTAAAGAGGCATCACTGAGCCGGGATATTATTCATGAACTGAAGTACAGAAGCCGTGAAAAAGCAGGAAAAATAATTGCAGAATGGACCATCGAACGTCTTCATTTCAGTGATGCAAAGCCTGACATTCTCGTTACCATCCCTTTACACTTCCGAAAACTCAGGCAAAGAGGATATAACCAACTGCATTTGTTTACTGACACTCTCTCAGATCACTACTATATTCCGTCTGATCATGACCTTCTTAAAAGAAATTATTATTCGAAAGCGCAGGCATTAAGAAATAAAAAGCATCGGCTGGAGACACAGAATATGTTTTCGATTGACCGTCCTGTTTCAGGAAAACATATTTTACTTATTGATGATGTTTTTACTACCGGAAATACATTAGCTGCCTGCGCCTGGGAAATTTTAAAATCAGGGGGAAATAAGGTAAGTGTTTTAGTTATGGCTGTTGATAAATAG
- a CDS encoding acyl-CoA thioesterase: MSLVFEKKITVTEDHIDGNHHVNNVQYVKWVEEIAGEHWDLVKHKTGFTNDIWMLLDHHIQYKKQVYLGDILTVKTYPKDPEGIRQPRKVEFYCHDQLVVDSLTIWVFIEHETQRIIRLNNNWLSEL, translated from the coding sequence ATGAGTCTGGTTTTTGAAAAAAAAATAACAGTTACGGAGGATCATATTGATGGCAATCATCATGTAAACAATGTTCAGTATGTAAAATGGGTAGAAGAAATCGCTGGGGAGCACTGGGATCTTGTAAAACATAAAACAGGTTTTACTAATGACATCTGGATGTTATTGGATCACCATATTCAATATAAAAAACAGGTTTATCTGGGGGATATACTAACGGTAAAAACTTATCCAAAAGATCCTGAAGGGATACGCCAGCCCAGAAAAGTGGAATTCTACTGTCATGATCAGCTGGTTGTTGATTCACTCACCATCTGGGTGTTTATTGAGCATGAAACGCAACGAATTATTCGATTGAATAACAACTGGCTCTCGGAACTGTAA
- a CDS encoding tetratricopeptide repeat protein, whose translation MKLKIYLSILVIVPSFTQSQEYNIKDLIYRTVQYQNKADIVGALRFNQKALAMYKRTHNIEGVVTASINIGNLFCTLNAYQESLSYLDCAGKDIDKVKNPIVHARLYSEYGKVYSGLGLYSRSNVSFNKAIKKAAKIKDKKRHDFYLNYIYSSKWYNFDMLGIEDSVSVMQKKSMKLMPSNSLTFTKIADGFVTRKQHLDSASYYLNKALALAHDENDDKAKAYFVSGELYLQQKQPEQALKKYFQALKIFEKMRRKTSLRDTYRKISETYHLLNEEEKRREYFMKFTVVNDTVNYNERKVIGSTVEKLLVEQEEDEKNRTYFILGFVALLVTVLLSIIIKVYRDKHKKKDSLLKEKAEETDVLRKRVNESFGEIVEMAKEGSPFFLGRFKEIYQEFYEKLISQGGELTEHDIKFCAYIKLSLTNKEIARLENVTTRAIQTKRYRVKKKLELPAEVDLVKWIMEI comes from the coding sequence ATGAAGCTGAAAATTTACTTATCTATACTTGTCATTGTTCCCTCGTTCACTCAAAGTCAGGAGTACAATATTAAGGATTTGATTTACAGGACAGTACAGTATCAGAATAAGGCGGATATCGTAGGAGCGCTGCGTTTTAACCAAAAAGCTCTGGCCATGTATAAAAGGACTCATAATATAGAAGGTGTTGTTACCGCGTCTATCAATATAGGGAACTTATTCTGTACCCTGAACGCCTATCAGGAAAGTCTCAGTTATCTAGACTGCGCAGGTAAAGATATAGACAAAGTGAAGAACCCGATCGTCCATGCGCGACTTTACAGCGAATATGGTAAGGTATATTCAGGGCTTGGACTGTACAGTCGATCTAACGTTAGTTTTAATAAAGCCATAAAAAAGGCGGCTAAAATTAAAGATAAAAAAAGACACGATTTTTATCTTAACTATATTTATTCCAGCAAATGGTATAATTTTGATATGCTGGGAATTGAAGATTCAGTGTCTGTAATGCAAAAGAAGAGTATGAAGCTGATGCCTTCTAATTCTCTTACTTTTACAAAGATCGCAGACGGATTTGTTACCAGAAAACAGCATCTTGATTCTGCTTCGTATTACTTAAATAAGGCTCTTGCTCTTGCCCATGATGAGAATGATGACAAAGCGAAAGCATATTTTGTATCTGGAGAACTTTATTTACAACAAAAACAACCTGAACAAGCTTTGAAAAAATATTTTCAAGCTTTAAAGATATTCGAAAAGATGCGGAGGAAAACGAGCTTAAGGGATACTTATAGAAAAATATCCGAAACCTATCACCTGCTGAATGAAGAAGAAAAAAGACGGGAGTATTTTATGAAGTTTACGGTAGTTAATGATACCGTGAATTACAATGAAAGGAAAGTGATAGGGAGTACTGTGGAAAAACTGCTGGTTGAGCAGGAAGAGGATGAAAAAAACAGAACTTATTTTATATTGGGCTTTGTTGCCCTTTTGGTGACTGTTTTACTTTCGATTATTATTAAAGTCTACAGAGATAAGCATAAGAAAAAAGACAGCTTGCTAAAAGAAAAAGCGGAAGAAACTGATGTGCTTCGAAAGAGAGTAAATGAATCTTTTGGTGAAATTGTAGAAATGGCAAAAGAAGGCAGCCCGTTTTTTCTAGGAAGATTTAAAGAAATATACCAAGAGTTCTACGAAAAACTAATTTCACAGGGCGGCGAACTTACCGAGCACGACATCAAATTCTGTGCTTATATCAAGCTTAGTCTCACCAATAAAGAAATAGCACGCCTTGAAAACGTAACTACCCGGGCTATCCAGACAAAAAGATATCGGGTGAAAAAGAAGCTTGAACTTCCGGCTGAAGTAGATCTGGTTAAATGGATCATGGAAATTTAG
- a CDS encoding SMI1/KNR4 family protein: MEIVYLKKYKQYIENGIGRLYSTFGSPRGLSEAEILQMELEMNNGLPFPKAYKEFLFLGGEFSTIQLNHYGKKTSKGTDFFKSGLKKRKINMVRPFAILNVLDGESGTFIYLDEGDNPRPKNCSLHEAYDSDDDEIIWNTPYKTFSEMIDKRVYLAENNLGI; this comes from the coding sequence ATGGAAATAGTATATTTAAAAAAATACAAACAATACATAGAAAATGGAATTGGTAGGTTATATAGCACATTCGGCTCGCCGAGGGGATTAAGTGAAGCTGAAATTTTACAAATGGAATTGGAAATGAATAATGGCTTGCCTTTCCCCAAAGCATATAAAGAATTCTTGTTTTTAGGAGGAGAATTCAGTACGATACAGTTAAATCATTATGGCAAAAAGACTTCAAAAGGCACAGATTTTTTTAAAAGCGGATTAAAAAAGAGAAAAATTAACATGGTTCGCCCGTTTGCTATACTTAATGTATTGGATGGAGAATCTGGAACATTTATTTACTTAGATGAAGGAGATAATCCACGACCAAAGAATTGTTCATTGCATGAAGCTTATGATAGTGATGATGATGAAATTATTTGGAATACTCCCTATAAAACTTTTTCAGAAATGATAGATAAACGTGTTTATCTTGCCGAAAATAATCTGGGAATCTAA
- a CDS encoding UDP-2,3-diacylglucosamine diphosphatase: MLKTTINLEPGKKVYFASDQHFGAPDPKESKVREEKFIRWMDEIKHDAQVLFLMGDLFDFWHEWEHVIPKGYVRVLGKIAELKDNGVQVYFFVGNHDLWMKDYLEDEIGCTVFYKKQYFEMGGKQFLLAHGDGLGPGDKGYKRMKKVFTNPVAQWFFKWLHPDIAMKIALYMSQKNKMISGEEDKEFLGEDKEFLIIYSKEKLKTEKINYFIYGHRHLPMVLSLDSNAKYINLGDWISYFTYGVFEKDFELKTFEQKKLPLKEVISG; encoded by the coding sequence GTGCTAAAAACAACCATTAATTTAGAACCCGGAAAAAAAGTATATTTTGCGTCAGACCAGCATTTTGGAGCGCCAGATCCAAAGGAAAGCAAAGTACGTGAAGAAAAATTCATCCGTTGGATGGATGAAATAAAGCATGATGCGCAGGTTCTTTTTTTAATGGGAGATCTGTTCGATTTCTGGCATGAATGGGAGCATGTAATTCCCAAAGGCTATGTTCGTGTATTGGGTAAAATTGCGGAACTGAAAGACAACGGGGTTCAGGTCTATTTTTTTGTGGGTAACCATGATTTGTGGATGAAAGATTATCTGGAAGACGAAATTGGCTGTACGGTTTTTTATAAGAAGCAATATTTCGAAATGGGCGGAAAGCAGTTTCTGCTGGCTCACGGAGATGGGTTGGGACCTGGGGATAAAGGTTATAAAAGAATGAAAAAAGTCTTTACCAATCCGGTAGCGCAGTGGTTTTTTAAATGGCTGCACCCGGATATTGCCATGAAGATTGCCCTATACATGTCTCAGAAAAATAAAATGATCTCTGGAGAAGAGGATAAGGAGTTTCTGGGGGAAGATAAAGAGTTCCTGATTATTTATTCAAAAGAAAAACTGAAGACAGAAAAGATTAATTATTTTATTTATGGACACCGCCACCTTCCCATGGTTCTTTCACTGGACAGTAATGCAAAATATATCAACCTTGGAGACTGGATCTCTTATTTTACCTACGGCGTTTTCGAGAAAGATTTTGAACTGAAGACATTTGAACAAAAAAAATTACCCCTTAAAGAGGTAATCTCCGGATGA
- a CDS encoding phage tail protein: MEEFDDEFGDLSQFKTLSFEDVNQGFTGNNAFANTIINKDDSPDYRSPFHDYRNTPLGYSYLTDNPVSVFASTGVNDKGVKGYEYQAQVLPCENGSQVLGSYNANKREPQSLFLFYEKPDSKKSNFAGGFYIAKMGDYFVQLFKRFPEPLPSNIGGKFFKNITSMEDEAAYLAQLAYTYYGDKINATLIRDALMREYQFYTGDRRFEEIIGNIISIPADTFGWCAEQLESLKPTEKNYNPESEDYTPLFPLVTGAGIIPIPINMNKASQFFENLGNNPFVQGTQIAFTQVWELVKQSASKVKDASIEHLPDAFKGLVEKISNVVNTIKNFLSEIKDQLEELAKIGIEVLKIANAFYCGINGGIVGLLQCILYILQFLFQPTTTFSYDQYKERRDLLEKAEDVLDWIHVNIPVFLKGVKDLFSSNKGIYKSDFEGIFDKLKGYWDNTSRYTVAYYSGIIAFEFIINILLLIFTEGAGNIIKGTTYVQKAASLLKVITREAMSAVTFGITDLLALLGNLIFRFGKACVNGFKGFINFIEDLLQGIKNGARVDDLVQETTEIEGVIIQGKTLRGLIAQDIKRWLQTKYRIGRATLELLEELGITIIRNIDDRLKGAKALATSEGFIVKYGNDNILEGTGDAIKKFSKKIEDISRSGGKSAAKQYIDELKDIQKYIKTRKTLKESLNEATLLAKFKNTFTIKHFDAVAYYEKMVKKYPKLRGMTDEIGNVRQVNFAEFTIGKTKNGKFEKVEELYHSGQDEFYRNDFTHPFEEGDQLTNTFKKGISDLDGNSRRNDSEAKFIFNFIRKHLHTADEFVIETKNIYFTCTSCQREMLMLQEYATGLGKKVEIIIHGDESILGGAQLFEKMKK; this comes from the coding sequence ATGGAAGAATTTGATGACGAATTTGGTGATTTATCCCAGTTCAAAACACTATCTTTTGAAGATGTAAATCAAGGATTTACAGGAAACAATGCTTTTGCCAACACAATTATCAACAAAGATGACTCTCCTGATTATAGAAGCCCATTTCACGATTATAGAAATACTCCTTTAGGATACTCTTATCTTACTGATAACCCAGTATCAGTTTTTGCATCAACAGGTGTAAATGACAAAGGAGTGAAAGGATATGAGTATCAAGCTCAGGTATTACCTTGTGAAAATGGCTCACAAGTATTGGGAAGTTATAACGCAAACAAAAGGGAGCCCCAAAGTCTTTTTCTTTTTTATGAAAAGCCAGATTCTAAAAAATCCAACTTTGCAGGTGGCTTTTACATTGCCAAGATGGGAGATTATTTTGTCCAGCTTTTTAAGAGATTTCCTGAGCCATTACCTTCTAATATTGGCGGAAAATTCTTTAAGAACATTACTTCTATGGAGGATGAAGCTGCTTACTTGGCACAGTTAGCTTATACTTATTATGGGGATAAGATTAATGCAACTCTTATTCGTGATGCATTAATGAGAGAGTATCAGTTTTATACTGGTGACAGAAGATTTGAAGAAATCATAGGAAATATCATCTCAATTCCTGCTGATACCTTTGGATGGTGTGCAGAGCAATTAGAAAGTTTAAAGCCTACAGAAAAAAATTACAACCCCGAATCGGAAGATTACACACCTTTATTTCCTCTTGTAACTGGCGCAGGTATAATTCCTATACCTATTAATATGAATAAGGCATCTCAATTCTTTGAAAATTTAGGAAATAATCCTTTTGTGCAGGGAACACAGATTGCTTTCACCCAAGTTTGGGAGTTAGTAAAACAGTCCGCAAGTAAGGTTAAAGATGCTTCTATAGAACATCTTCCTGATGCTTTCAAAGGACTTGTAGAGAAAATAAGTAACGTTGTAAATACAATTAAAAATTTTCTTTCTGAGATTAAGGATCAATTAGAGGAGCTAGCCAAGATAGGTATTGAAGTTCTTAAAATAGCCAATGCTTTTTACTGTGGTATTAATGGCGGTATTGTCGGACTTTTACAATGTATTTTATACATTCTACAGTTTCTTTTTCAACCAACAACAACCTTTTCTTATGACCAATATAAAGAAAGAAGAGATTTATTGGAGAAAGCAGAAGATGTATTAGATTGGATTCATGTAAATATTCCTGTATTTTTAAAAGGTGTCAAAGACTTGTTCAGTTCAAATAAAGGTATATATAAATCTGATTTTGAAGGTATATTTGACAAATTGAAAGGATATTGGGACAATACATCTCGTTATACAGTCGCATATTATTCAGGAATTATTGCCTTTGAGTTCATCATTAATATTCTCCTTCTAATTTTCACCGAAGGTGCTGGTAACATTATAAAAGGAACTACTTACGTACAAAAAGCTGCAAGTTTATTAAAAGTAATTACAAGGGAAGCAATGTCAGCTGTAACATTTGGAATTACAGATTTACTTGCTCTTTTAGGAAATCTTATCTTTAGATTTGGAAAAGCATGTGTTAACGGTTTTAAAGGTTTTATCAACTTTATTGAAGATTTGCTACAAGGCATTAAGAATGGTGCTAGAGTTGATGATTTAGTTCAAGAGACGACAGAAATTGAGGGAGTTATTATTCAAGGGAAAACCCTAAGAGGATTAATTGCCCAAGATATAAAGAGATGGCTACAAACAAAATACAGAATTGGTAGAGCTACACTTGAATTATTAGAGGAACTAGGAATTACGATTATTCGAAATATAGATGACCGATTGAAAGGCGCAAAAGCACTTGCAACATCTGAGGGTTTTATTGTAAAATATGGTAATGATAATATTTTAGAAGGAACTGGTGATGCAATTAAAAAGTTCTCTAAGAAGATTGAAGATATAAGTAGGTCTGGAGGGAAAAGTGCTGCTAAACAATATATTGATGAATTAAAAGATATTCAAAAATATATTAAGACAAGAAAAACTCTTAAAGAAAGTTTAAATGAAGCAACTTTATTAGCTAAATTTAAGAATACTTTTACTATAAAACATTTTGATGCTGTTGCCTATTATGAAAAAATGGTTAAGAAATATCCAAAACTAAGAGGTATGACAGATGAAATAGGGAATGTAAGACAAGTAAATTTTGCTGAATTTACGATAGGTAAAACTAAAAATGGTAAATTTGAAAAAGTAGAAGAACTGTATCATTCTGGGCAAGATGAATTCTATAGGAATGACTTTACCCATCCCTTCGAAGAAGGAGACCAGTTGACAAATACCTTTAAAAAAGGAATTTCAGATTTAGATGGTAATTCTCGAAGAAATGATAGTGAAGCAAAGTTTATCTTTAATTTTATACGAAAGCACCTTCATACCGCAGATGAATTTGTAATAGAAACAAAGAATATTTATTTCACATGTACTTCATGCCAGAGAGAAATGCTTATGCTTCAAGAATATGCAACGGGTTTAGGTAAAAAAGTGGAAATTATTATTCATGGAGATGAAAGTATTTTAGGAGGAGCTCAATTATTTGAAAAAATGAAAAAATAA
- a CDS encoding DUF5715 family protein, with amino-acid sequence MRKILSVICVSCIFTVFYSQGAKKSSKKVLPCYDLNEVLKVQATALYQPHLNTSKSFGIQLLKDSRTVQKYINNGKFHKVKKSGKGYRVQKLDYSRAWMVSKAKMTLESMGTRFSKETKGHTFTVSSITRTLEDQCRLRKVNSNASLGISSHNYGNSFDISYVRFNDQLRNNLKMELALEKVLKYYAAAGRIYYIKEKQQSCYHVTVRNY; translated from the coding sequence ATGAGAAAGATATTGAGTGTGATTTGTGTTTCATGTATTTTTACGGTGTTTTACTCCCAAGGAGCAAAGAAATCCTCAAAAAAAGTCTTGCCTTGCTATGACCTTAATGAAGTCTTGAAAGTACAGGCCACGGCTCTTTATCAACCCCATCTCAATACATCCAAAAGTTTCGGAATTCAACTTCTGAAAGATTCCAGAACCGTTCAAAAATATATCAATAATGGAAAATTCCATAAAGTGAAAAAATCGGGGAAGGGATATCGGGTTCAGAAACTGGATTATAGCAGAGCATGGATGGTTTCGAAAGCCAAGATGACGCTCGAAAGTATGGGAACAAGGTTTAGTAAGGAAACAAAAGGACATACTTTTACGGTGTCTTCCATTACCAGAACACTGGAAGATCAGTGCAGGCTCAGAAAGGTGAATTCTAACGCTTCATTGGGAATCAGTTCCCACAATTATGGAAATTCCTTTGATATTTCATATGTCAGATTTAATGATCAGCTCAGAAATAATCTTAAAATGGAGCTTGCTCTCGAAAAAGTTTTAAAATATTATGCTGCTGCGGGCAGAATTTATTATATCAAAGAAAAGCAGCAAAGCTGTTATCATGTTACGGTAAGAAATTATTAA
- the queD gene encoding 6-carboxytetrahydropterin synthase QueD, with protein MIRITKIFTFETAHVLYNYDGKCKNMHGHSYKLFVTVKGKPVNDLENPKNGMVVDFGDIKTIVKSEIVDVWDHAVLINALSPHKDLGDTLEEQGHKVIYCTFQPTCENMLYAIASKVKARLPEGISLAYLKLHETENSYGEWFAEDNQ; from the coding sequence ATGATACGTATAACAAAAATTTTTACTTTTGAAACTGCCCACGTACTGTACAATTACGACGGGAAATGTAAAAATATGCATGGACATTCCTACAAGCTGTTTGTAACAGTGAAGGGAAAACCGGTTAATGATTTGGAAAATCCCAAAAACGGGATGGTAGTGGATTTCGGGGATATTAAAACCATCGTGAAATCCGAAATTGTGGATGTTTGGGATCATGCGGTGCTTATCAATGCGCTTTCTCCTCATAAAGATCTTGGAGATACTTTGGAAGAGCAGGGACATAAAGTGATTTACTGCACTTTCCAGCCAACCTGTGAAAATATGCTCTATGCTATTGCCTCTAAAGTAAAAGCAAGACTTCCTGAAGGAATTTCTCTGGCTTATCTGAAGCTTCATGAGACAGAAAACTCATACGGAGAGTGGTTTGCAGAAGACAATCAATAA